The genomic window CCTGATTCGCAGTACAACAAGCTGCGTGCGCAAGAAAATGAGCGCCAAGTTGCCAAACTTGAAGCTCGCAAAGAGCATCACTCTCAGGTGATTGAGCGCCTTAACGAGCAGATCAGTGAACTGCAAGCTGCACTACCAGCAGCTGAGCCAGACAAAGAGTTAGCGGCCACAAAAGAGTGATCGCTAACGGCAGCTGGAGTGGGACCCATCTGCCGATATTTGCTGGGATACAACAGCACGTTCTAGGGGGCCTGCGGGCCCCTTTCTCTTGTTTGAGCTAGTAGTTACTGTTGACATATTCCTACCATCTAATCCTTATGAAATACTCTTGATCCATCAAGCGTTGCCGAGAGCTTTAAAAAGGCAAGGCTCCATTCACTGATTCAGTCTGCTTTTAACCGGCTGTAGTGGCCATAGTTGGAATAGGGGTCATCAAAGCCTTTTCTTACAACAGCCACTTTGAGATTGGCATGGATAGACCTCAAGGTGTTCAACTCTCTTCTGTGGTCTTTGGGGTGGATTGGCGTTGAGAAATACCTGGCCTCCCAGAAGTGCGCGCAACGCCCGCACAAGCGGTTTAGGGCCATGGCGGAGTACCAGGCGAACCAGTGCATCAGCCTCGGCAAATCCTTGGCTTCTTCTGGCTTAACCAGCAAGTGAAGATGGTTAGTCATCAGGCAGAGCCCATAAACCTTCACCGCAAACTTCTGCTTGGTCTTTTGAAGTACCGCCAACAACACATCACGCCTAAGGGCTTTGGCAATCAAGAACTGCCGGCTATTGCAGCGCAGTGTGATGTGAAAACTGCAGCCAGTCGGCAGTAAGCGCTTTGCTCTCACTTTTGCCATCAATTGCTCGAACATCTACAGCCTCAGAGCTGTTATTTCACTTATCGCTAAATCTTGCGTCGCCTGAGAGCACAGACAGCTTCACACCAAGATCCGTAACGCGATTGAGACTTGGAGCCACCTACAGCAAGAGGTCTCGGTGCGATGTTCATCTAGGCGGCAATAGCAGTTGATTGATCGTCCGCGGGTGATGCTCTAGGGCAATCGTTCAAACCTGGGCTGACCTCCACCAGTCCACATCCCATTCCAACGGTAGCGAGAAGTGACTTCCTGAAAGGTGCCGAAATTCGCCCGTCCCGTCGTTCCGCGAATGGTCACGACTCCATCTTTGAAGCTGAGATCCCGTAAGCCGTTCATTGCGAGATCCGGCATGGGTAGAGAGTCAATCACCACCGGGCTGACGGTTCTATTCGAAAAGCCGTTCTGCGAGACCAAATTGATTTGTAGACCAATGGTGCCATAGCCCCCCATACATCCCAGATCGCCTATCCAACCCACCAGCCAAACGCCAGATGGGTACTGGGAGTGAGCTGGTTCAAGCTCGACCGTGGCGTATTGCTGATAACCAGGAGTTGACCCATAGATCTGGCAGGCCACCGTATGGCTGTAGCGGCGAACGACTTCCGTAGGGCTTAACCCAGGTTCATTTGCGAGCG from Prochlorococcus marinus str. MIT 9313 includes these protein-coding regions:
- a CDS encoding flagella basal body rod protein; protein product: MPLPSHRRWLPVSFFAAFSVLPIALANEPGLSPTEVVRRYSHTVACQIYGSTPGYQQYATVELEPAHSQYPSGVWLVGWIGDLGCMGGYGTIGLQINLVSQNGFSNRTVSPVVIDSLPMPDLAMNGLRDLSFKDGVVTIRGTTGRANFGTFQEVTSRYRWNGMWTGGGQPRFERLP
- a CDS encoding guanylate-binding protein; this encodes MYSLFDSVFDVPFGYSIPRDRVVVIPDSQYNKLRAQENERQVAKLEARKEHHSQVIERLNEQISELQAALPAAEPDKELAATKE